The Acidimicrobiales bacterium genome segment TCACGGCGCCCCCCTCGCCGTCGCCGTCACCCCGGTGAGCACGGTCCCGACGTCGTCCCCGCCCTGCGCGGCCGCCGTCTCCAGGCGGACGACCCGGGCGATGTAGGGGACGGACACCTTGAACGGCGCGTCGGTGGCGTCGAACAGGGTGGCGACCCCGTCGGACTCGGCGTCGGCGCACACGATCTGGAGCGCCTCGGCCGCCGCCCAGGCCGCCGACGGGTCGAGGCGGGGGCCGAGCAGGATCGGGTTGGCCTCGAGGGTCAGCATCGCCCGCCCGAGGACGAGCAGCTCGTCGTCGCCGTTGTCGCCCCACGGCGTGAGCAGGAAGTGCAGGTCGACGGGGAGGTGGACGCGGCCGTCCACGTGGCCGACGGCCGACCACGCCGACCGGACCGCCCGGTTGAGCCCGACGCGGTACGGCCAGAGCGACACGCCGGGCGGGCGGAGGCCGTCCTGGTTGCCCGCCGGGTTCTTGACGTCCTCGGTGCGCACGACGAAGGCCCTGACCGGCCGGGCGAACCCGTCGTGGCCGAACCCGTCGAAGCCCAGGTCGAGCAGGCGTTGCACGCTGCGGAGGCATCCCACCAGGGCGCCGGCGTCGGCCATCCGCTGCATCGTCGGCGGGCGGCGTCGCGGCGGCGTGACGGCCGCGTGCGCGCCGCCGTCGGCGCCCCCCGGTCAGGCGGGGGCGGCCCCGTCGCCGAGCCCGCCCCTGATCCTCGCCCCGTAGTCCTCGCGCTCGGCGTCGTCCTCGTAGCGCGTCCTCGGCCAGAAGAAGCCCCGCAGCCCGTCCTTGAAGCGCCGGGGCACGACGTGCACGTGGAGGTGGGGCACGCTCTGGCTCACCCGGTTGTTCACGGCCACGAACGACCCGGCGGCGTCGAGGCCCCGCTCCATCGCCACCGACAGCCGCCTGGCCCGCTCGAACAGCGGGCCGACCAGCGGCTCGGGCAGGTCGGCCATCGTCTCGTGGTGGTCGCGGGGCACGACCAGCGTGTGGCCCTTGAACACCGGCCGCCGGTCGAGGAAGGCGAGGGCGACGTCGTCGTCGAGCACGACCGTCGCCGGCTCCGTCCCGGCGAGGATGGCGCAGAACGTGCAGCCGGCCGTCATCCGAGCGAGGCGGCGAGCACGGCCAGCAGGCGGTCGACGTCCTCGACGGTGTTGTAGACGTGCGGCGCCACCCGCACGGCGTCGCCCCGCACGCTCACGTGCACCCGCTCGGCGGCGAGGCGCTCGGCCAGCCGGGCGGGGTCGGTG includes the following:
- a CDS encoding Pvc16 family protein — its product is MADAGALVGCLRSVQRLLDLGFDGFGHDGFARPVRAFVVRTEDVKNPAGNQDGLRPPGVSLWPYRVGLNRAVRSAWSAVGHVDGRVHLPVDLHFLLTPWGDNGDDELLVLGRAMLTLEANPILLGPRLDPSAAWAAAEALQIVCADAESDGVATLFDATDAPFKVSVPYIARVVRLETAAAQGGDDVGTVLTGVTATARGAP
- a CDS encoding HIT family protein; the protein is MTAGCTFCAILAGTEPATVVLDDDVALAFLDRRPVFKGHTLVVPRDHHETMADLPEPLVGPLFERARRLSVAMERGLDAAGSFVAVNNRVSQSVPHLHVHVVPRRFKDGLRGFFWPRTRYEDDAEREDYGARIRGGLGDGAAPA